The Crocosphaera sp. UHCC 0190 DNA window TCGTATTCAAACCCTCAAAAAAGGCAGTGAAGGAGAATATGGAATTCGGGCGAAGGTAAAAGTCGCTAAAAATAAAGTTGCGCCACCTTTTCGTATTGCAGAATTTGACATCATTTTTGGCAAAGGAATTTCCCAAATGGGTTGTATGTTAGATTTAGCAGAACAAACCGATGTCGTTAACCGTAAAGGGGCTTGGTATAGTTACAATGGCGATAACATTTCCCAAGGGCGAGATAACGCGGTTAAATATCTCGAAGATAACCCCAAAGTTGCCGAAACTATTGAACAACAAGTCAGAGAAAAATTGGAATTAGGGGCCTTGACTTTTCCCATTTCTCAAGTAGATGAAGAAGAATAAAACAACTATCATTTAAGGTAAATCAATAAGGATGGATAAGGTTTTTTATTCATCCTTTTTTCTCAAATCTATCTCTTATTACTGATGACTAAAACTTTACTCAAAGCAGAAATCAGAACCGTCTGAGGATTTATGCTGCCCTTGAGGTAGGGGAAGTGTGGCGGTTTGATGGGGAAGAATTGTTCATTTATGGATCAAAAAATGGAGTTTATAAGGAACAGGAAATATCTCAAGTCTTGCCCATTTTGTCAAAGTCGGACATTGTAAGGTTTCTGAAAAAGCGGGGTGAGATGGGAGAAAATTCCTTACTTGGTGAATTTCGTCAATGGTTACAATGTCAGTTTGAAAGTTAAAGAGTTAAGGAATGGTCTGATTAATTGCTTCGATCGCAGCTTCTAAAGCCAAAGAAATATGAGTCCAATGGGTTCCCCCCTGACAAAAAACAATATAAGGTTCTCTCAATGGCCCATCTGCTGAAAATTCCGAGGTACTGCCATCAATAAACGTCCCTCCAGCCATCACTAATTGACTTTCATACCCTGGCATAGTAGCGGGAACGGGGTCTAGATAAGATCCGACAGGAGACTGCCTTTGAATGGCACGACAAAAGGCCATTAACTTCTCAGGAGAACCCAACTTAATCCCCTGAATGATATCCCGACGGGGAACCAAAGGTAAAGGATTGACCGGATAGCCTAATTTATCAAAAACATAGGCAATTAAATGACTACCCTTAATTGCTTCTCCCACCATTTGCGGGGCTAAAAATAACCCTTGAAATAACAAACGATTTTGATCAAAGGTTGCCCCCCCCTCACTGCCAATTCCTGGGGCTGTTAACCGACAAGCAGCAGCCTCTACGAAAACTTTTTTACCCGCCAAATATCCCCCCGCAGTGACGATAGTTCCCCCTGGATTTTTAATCAGAGAACCCGCCATTAAATCGGCCCCAACTGCTGTGGGTTCTAGGGTTTCAATGAATTCTCCATAACAATTGTCCACAAAGCAAACCGTCTGCGGATTTTGTTCCTTAACAATTTTAATAATTTTTTCAATATCTGTTATCGATAAACTTTGCCGCCAGGAATAACCACAAGAACGCTGAATTAGAGCTAAACGAGTGCGATCGTTGATGGCAGTTTTTAACCCTTCCCAATCAATCGTTCCTTGATCAGTTAACCCCAATACTCGGTAATTAATGTTAAAATCCACAAGGGAACCCTGACAATTTCCCCGTAAACCGATGACTTCTTCTAGGGTGTCATAGGGAGGGCCCGCAACGGCTAACATTTCGTCCCCTGGACGAAGTACCCCAAACAAGGCACAGGCGATCGCATGAGTTCCGGAGACAAATTGTACCCTAACAATTGCGGCTTCTGCTCCCATAATCTGGGCAAAAATCTTATCTAAGGTTTCTCTCCCCAAGTCATCATGACCATAACCAGTCACACTGGTGAAATGATGAACCCCAAGACGATGTTCACGGAATGCTTCTAAGATTTTTTTGAGATTTTGCTTGACCTTATTGTCAATTTCCGAAAAAATCGGGAGAAGGGCAGTTTCGGCTTCCTTAATCAGCATTAAATTGTTCATTTGTCAACCCTAAACAAAATCTTGTTCATAATTACCGATTTACAACTTAAGTCGTTACTCTTGGCCCATGACTCGATTGGCTCCCATTCAGTTATACCAAATTATTGTTAATTTTCAGCATTTTAATTGCCCAAAAAACTCAAAATTAATAATCGAGTCTGGTGTTAACTGAGGGGTTAAGATATTTAGGATCTTCGCTGATTAGTTTTGTTCAATTACTTTCATATTCAGGTTATTACATGACTGTTGCCACATCTCAAAAACTTCCCCTTGAATGGTCTGTTATTCTCTACATGGCTTCGATTCACCTAGTTGCTTTGTTAGCCTTTTTACCTGGTAATTTTAGCTGGGAAGCGGTTGGTGTCACCTTTCTTCTCTACTGGATAACAGGAGCTTTAGGTATCACATTAGGGTTTCATCGTTTGATTTCTCATCGCAGTTTTCAAGCCCCTAAATGGTTAGAATACTTGTTAGTTTTTTGTGGAACCTTAGCTTGTCAAGGGGGAGTAATTCAGTGGGTGGGGTTACATCGTATGCATCATAAATACTCAGATACAGCACCAGATCCCCATGATTCTAACTTAGGATTTTGGTGGAGTCATGTGGGATGGATGTTACATCAAATTCCGGCTGATAAGGATATCCCTCGCTACACTCAAGATATCTGTGAAGATTCCTTTTTTAAGTTTTGTCAAACCTATATGGTTCCCATTCAAATTATTTTGGGACTGTTTCTCTATTTCTTAGGAGGATGGCCCTTTATAATCTGGGGAATTTTTGTCCGTTTGGTTCTCGTTTTTCACTTTACTTGGTTTGTCAATAGTGCCACTCATAAATTTGGCTATCAGAGTCATGAATCTAATGATAATTCTCGTAATTGTTGGTGGGTAGCGTTACTTACCTTTGGGGAAGGATGGCACAATAATCATCATGCTTATCAATATTCTGCTCGTCATGGTTTAGCTTGGTGGGAAATTGATATTACCTGGATGACGATTCGCTTTTTACAAATCCTGGGACTAGCTAAAAATGTTAAGTTAGCACCAACTAATGAGAGTCATTAACTTTTCAAATCTATCAATAATTTTGCCCTTCTTCTCAAAAGAAGGGTTTTTTTTGCCTAATTTTCCCTAGATATACCATATTCTGGAGAAGATCGTAAGTGAGCTTGACTTTACCAAACGTCATCTTTCCGCTACAGTGTTTAACAACTCTTTAACTTTCTTAAAAATTGTGAAGGGATCAATGCTGAAATACCTACAAGTTTATGAAATTTTTATCCAATCGATTATTTATCAGTGGTGTAAGTCTTGGAATCTCCTTCCTTTGTCATAATATAGTCTTTGCTTCTGGTGAAACTAATTCTCAACAGAAGCGATTATCGAATACCTCTGGGCATCATTTACCCCAAACACCGCAAAGCTTGACAGGGTATATTTGGCCCGTCCAAGGGGTTGTGACTTCGGGTTTTGGTAAACGCTTTAATAAAATGCACACAGGAGTTGATATTGCGGGCCCCATGGGAACCCCGATTTTTGCCGCCGCTACGGGGGTTGTTGTCTTCACAGGATGGAGTCCAGAAGGCTATGGTAATTTGGTGACATTGCATCATCCTGATGGCAGTTTAAGTTTGTATGGTCACAATTCTCGTATCTTAGTCAGTCAAGGACAACAGGTTAAGCAAGGAGAACAAATTGCGGAGATGGGGAGTACAGGAAACAGTACCGGCCCCCATTTACACTTTGAAATTCGCCCCCAAGGTGGAGTAGCGGTTAATCCCAGGGCTTTTTTACCCACGGAAAACCCCCCTATTAGTCGTTCTCAAAATAGAGAAATTACTGAAGTTCAAGAGTATTAGAAAACTATTTACTAACAGCGATTAGGGCGGCTTTATTTAACATTATTCATTTTTTCTGTGGCCTGTTTCCTATTCCCTCTTTTAACAATGAAACGGAATAGAAAATAGGGGAAGTAAGGTTAACAACATAAAACGCCCATCAAAATTATCAAATCCTAAGTTATCCGACTCATTAAATAATGCTTCAATTCTTTCATTGAGTCGGTTTGCTGTGTTGATATCATGAAAAGCAGCCTCAACCACTCCCAAGGGATTTAAAATTGATATTTTATTGATTTCTTGAGCAACAATTAATAAAGATTCTGCTAAAATCAAGGGATCAACTTCTTGGGTTGCTTGATGATCTGCTCGCATTTCTCTTAATAATAATAAGTCTTGCCACAAGGTTTCTGTGTGAGGTAACCAAAAAGTTATCCGACCTAACCAGCCTAACCAAAAAAACCAAAAGGTGTCATGATAATTAGCATGAGCTTGTTCATGGGCGATAACAGCGTTTAAATGAGCATTATCTAGGGTATCTAAAAGTCCTTGACTTACGACTAATTC harbors:
- a CDS encoding methionine gamma-lyase family protein; translation: MNNLMLIKEAETALLPIFSEIDNKVKQNLKKILEAFREHRLGVHHFTSVTGYGHDDLGRETLDKIFAQIMGAEAAIVRVQFVSGTHAIACALFGVLRPGDEMLAVAGPPYDTLEEVIGLRGNCQGSLVDFNINYRVLGLTDQGTIDWEGLKTAINDRTRLALIQRSCGYSWRQSLSITDIEKIIKIVKEQNPQTVCFVDNCYGEFIETLEPTAVGADLMAGSLIKNPGGTIVTAGGYLAGKKVFVEAAACRLTAPGIGSEGGATFDQNRLLFQGLFLAPQMVGEAIKGSHLIAYVFDKLGYPVNPLPLVPRRDIIQGIKLGSPEKLMAFCRAIQRQSPVGSYLDPVPATMPGYESQLVMAGGTFIDGSTSEFSADGPLREPYIVFCQGGTHWTHISLALEAAIEAINQTIP
- a CDS encoding acyl-CoA desaturase, whose amino-acid sequence is MTVATSQKLPLEWSVILYMASIHLVALLAFLPGNFSWEAVGVTFLLYWITGALGITLGFHRLISHRSFQAPKWLEYLLVFCGTLACQGGVIQWVGLHRMHHKYSDTAPDPHDSNLGFWWSHVGWMLHQIPADKDIPRYTQDICEDSFFKFCQTYMVPIQIILGLFLYFLGGWPFIIWGIFVRLVLVFHFTWFVNSATHKFGYQSHESNDNSRNCWWVALLTFGEGWHNNHHAYQYSARHGLAWWEIDITWMTIRFLQILGLAKNVKLAPTNESH
- a CDS encoding M23 family metallopeptidase; the encoded protein is MKFLSNRLFISGVSLGISFLCHNIVFASGETNSQQKRLSNTSGHHLPQTPQSLTGYIWPVQGVVTSGFGKRFNKMHTGVDIAGPMGTPIFAAATGVVVFTGWSPEGYGNLVTLHHPDGSLSLYGHNSRILVSQGQQVKQGEQIAEMGSTGNSTGPHLHFEIRPQGGVAVNPRAFLPTENPPISRSQNREITEVQEY
- a CDS encoding M56 family metallopeptidase; the protein is MHSLMILMALFLAWGIRLSFPLSLFPWMNRWQRSLVYFLAPPLLLLMTAIAVILMGYHGEMLGWPATRFSYLLSIIFFSFAFIKWIQLTCQGWYSTQKIQHYPQKTIKGYKARILDITFPYSAQIGFWQPELVVSQGLLDTLDNAHLNAVIAHEQAHANYHDTFWFFWLGWLGRITFWLPHTETLWQDLLLLREMRADHQATQEVDPLILAESLLIVAQEINKISILNPLGVVEAAFHDINTANRLNERIEALFNESDNLGFDNFDGRFMLLTLLPLFSIPFHC